A stretch of the Mesorhizobium sp. Pch-S genome encodes the following:
- a CDS encoding ABC transporter substrate-binding protein — MDWVSGQNLLALGILPAAMPELELYTSLVVEPALPPATAELGLRSEPNLELVDHLRPTLLVQSADEGPVNARLQAIAPVYLFDQRLSSLPNRLDGGRKALSELATRLGATTQFDRFQAGFEVEIEQAKKRLAAYDGRPLIVATVIDGRRLLVFGRNSLFQNVLDLLGIENAWDGHASLYGHTTVAADRLALYPEARLLCVGDSSGDRLDRLLAAPVIKSLPFVREGRVTRVADVLFYGGLPPAYRFARLVSTALAAG; from the coding sequence ATGGATTGGGTGAGCGGGCAGAACCTGCTTGCGCTCGGCATCCTTCCCGCTGCCATGCCGGAGCTCGAACTCTACACCAGCCTCGTCGTCGAGCCGGCGCTGCCGCCCGCGACAGCCGAACTCGGCCTCAGGTCGGAACCCAATCTCGAGCTTGTCGATCATCTCAGGCCCACGCTGCTCGTGCAGAGCGCCGACGAAGGGCCGGTCAATGCGCGGCTGCAGGCGATCGCCCCCGTCTATCTGTTCGACCAGCGCCTGTCGTCGCTGCCGAACCGGCTGGACGGTGGCCGCAAGGCGCTGTCGGAACTTGCCACGCGGCTCGGAGCGACCACGCAGTTCGATCGCTTCCAGGCCGGTTTCGAGGTGGAGATCGAACAAGCGAAGAAGCGCCTTGCCGCCTATGACGGCAGGCCACTCATCGTGGCAACCGTCATCGATGGCCGCCGCCTGCTGGTGTTCGGCAGGAACAGCCTGTTCCAGAATGTGCTCGATCTGCTGGGCATCGAGAATGCCTGGGACGGCCACGCCTCGCTCTACGGCCACACCACGGTCGCTGCGGACCGTCTGGCCCTTTATCCGGAGGCGCGGCTTTTGTGCGTTGGTGACAGCAGCGGCGACAGGCTGGACAGGCTGCTGGCCGCGCCGGTCATCAAAAGCCTGCCCTTCGTGCGCGAAGGGCGCGTGACGCGCGTCGCCGACGTGCTGTTTTATGGCGGGTTGCCGCCGGCGTATCGGTTCGCCCGGCTTGTTTCGACCGCGCTGGCGGCGGGGTGA